A single Saccharolobus shibatae B12 DNA region contains:
- a CDS encoding NAD(P)-dependent alcohol dehydrogenase, giving the protein MFGITFYSVTWKNIIMVKSKAALLKKFSEPLSIEDVEIPEPKGEEVLIRIGGAGVCRTDLRVWKGVEAKQGFRLPIILGHENAGTVVEVGELAKVKKGDNVVVYATWGDMTCRYCREGKFNICKNQVIPGQTTNGGFSEYMLVKSYRWLVKLNSLSPVEAAPLADAGTTSMGAVRQALPFINKFAEPVVIVNGIGGLAVYTIQILRALMKSVIIVGISRSKKHRDLALKLGVDYAVEMKDAENLINKLTDSLGASVAIDLVGTEETTYNLGKLLAQEGAIILVGMEGKRVSLEAFDTAVWNKKFLGSNYGSLNDLEDVVRLSESGKIRPYIVKLPLDEINKAFKDLDDGRVEGRQVITP; this is encoded by the coding sequence ATGTTTGGAATCACCTTTTATTCCGTTACATGGAAAAATATAATCATGGTTAAATCAAAAGCAGCCCTTCTAAAGAAGTTCTCAGAACCATTATCAATAGAAGACGTTGAAATTCCAGAACCCAAGGGGGAAGAGGTGTTGATAAGGATAGGAGGAGCTGGAGTCTGCAGAACGGATCTGAGAGTATGGAAGGGAGTTGAAGCGAAACAAGGTTTTAGATTACCAATAATATTAGGTCACGAAAACGCTGGGACAGTAGTGGAAGTTGGGGAATTGGCGAAGGTAAAGAAGGGAGATAACGTTGTGGTTTACGCAACATGGGGTGACATGACTTGTAGATATTGCAGAGAGGGAAAGTTTAACATTTGCAAAAATCAAGTGATTCCTGGGCAAACAACAAATGGCGGTTTCTCAGAATACATGTTAGTTAAAAGTTACAGATGGTTAGTGAAATTAAACAGCCTTAGCCCAGTGGAAGCTGCGCCATTGGCAGATGCCGGTACTACTTCTATGGGAGCTGTAAGGCAAGCCTTACCGTTTATCAACAAATTCGCAGAACCAGTAGTGATAGTTAACGGTATTGGAGGGTTAGCCGTTTACACTATCCAAATATTAAGGGCATTAATGAAGAGCGTAATCATAGTTGGAATTTCTAGGAGTAAAAAGCATAGGGATTTGGCGTTAAAGTTGGGAGTCGATTACGCGGTTGAAATGAAAGACGCTGAAAATTTAATAAACAAACTCACAGACAGTTTAGGTGCTAGTGTTGCCATAGACCTTGTTGGCACTGAGGAAACTACTTATAATTTAGGTAAATTGTTGGCACAAGAGGGTGCAATAATACTGGTGGGAATGGAGGGGAAGAGGGTGAGTTTAGAGGCCTTTGATACCGCGGTGTGGAATAAGAAGTTTCTAGGATCCAATTACGGTTCACTAAACGATTTAGAAGACGTAGTAAGGCTAAGCGAAAGTGGGAAAATTAGGCCATATATTGTGAAGTTACCTTTAGATGAAATAAACAAGGCCTTTAAGGATTTAGATGATGGAAGAGTAGAGGGAAGACAAGTAATAACACCTTAG
- a CDS encoding MFS transporter: protein MPSSNSSLGFITLGVLIGSIIEQYDFLVTGTVASLIWPHIFFGPGTTLAAAIFTSVSIYGLGLIIRPIGAYIWGHVGDRIGRRDAMVWAIVLMGLAMLGIGVTPGYSVIGGLGLILITIFRIMQGISFGGEFGSASTWIVEAAANTKRRAFWGSWVGQTLPIGIILGSGSVTLITFTMPLNAVYSYGWRILFIIGFIAAMLGLVIRLRLEDSPLFREIREKRQIVEYPASKVLKEKGTLVLHLSMINAGVGAAFWLSQVFGISYMTLNGIPSRLASLSNVFAALVAIIFMFLSGALADRIGRKWTILTGMLLMVVLAYPYVIAIGTGNYGTALTAQILFFSLTVGIAYAAQPAFYTEHFPTKYRASGTNLAYQISQVYGGGLAPILATYIVSALHGAKFAWPYLVVLIITYGIIAIVGVLTLKETKDVDLRGEQAKA, encoded by the coding sequence GTGCCTTCCTCTAATTCAAGTCTAGGTTTTATTACGCTAGGCGTATTAATAGGAAGTATAATAGAGCAATACGATTTCCTTGTGACGGGTACTGTTGCTTCACTGATATGGCCACATATTTTCTTTGGTCCAGGAACCACATTAGCTGCTGCAATATTTACCTCGGTATCAATATACGGACTGGGTCTAATTATAAGACCCATTGGTGCGTATATATGGGGACACGTAGGTGATAGAATAGGTCGTAGGGATGCCATGGTATGGGCTATTGTACTTATGGGTTTGGCCATGCTTGGAATTGGTGTCACCCCGGGTTATAGTGTCATAGGTGGTCTAGGACTTATTTTAATTACAATTTTCAGAATAATGCAAGGGATTTCGTTTGGAGGTGAGTTTGGAAGTGCATCAACGTGGATCGTGGAAGCTGCAGCCAATACTAAAAGAAGGGCTTTTTGGGGGAGCTGGGTTGGACAGACTTTACCAATAGGGATAATACTGGGATCTGGAAGTGTAACGTTAATAACGTTCACCATGCCGTTAAATGCGGTCTACAGCTACGGTTGGAGAATATTATTTATAATAGGATTCATTGCGGCAATGTTAGGTTTGGTCATAAGATTGAGATTAGAAGATAGCCCGTTATTTAGGGAAATTCGAGAAAAGAGACAAATAGTTGAATATCCAGCCTCTAAAGTATTAAAGGAAAAAGGAACACTGGTATTACATCTTTCCATGATAAATGCTGGAGTAGGGGCTGCCTTTTGGTTGAGCCAAGTGTTCGGGATATCATATATGACACTTAACGGAATACCCTCTAGACTAGCATCTCTGTCCAATGTCTTTGCTGCATTAGTAGCAATAATATTTATGTTCCTTTCTGGGGCATTAGCGGATAGAATTGGAAGGAAGTGGACTATATTAACGGGCATGCTTTTAATGGTAGTATTGGCCTATCCCTATGTGATCGCAATAGGGACTGGAAATTACGGAACAGCTCTAACTGCACAAATACTCTTCTTCTCACTTACTGTGGGCATAGCCTACGCTGCTCAGCCCGCGTTTTACACTGAGCACTTTCCAACTAAGTATAGGGCTTCTGGGACTAATCTTGCATATCAAATATCTCAAGTCTATGGAGGAGGTTTAGCACCAATATTGGCTACATATATCGTGAGTGCGCTTCATGGAGCAAAATTCGCTTGGCCATACCTAGTTGTGTTGATAATAACTTACGGGATTATAGCAATTGTTGGAGTTTTAACATTAAAGGAAACTAAAGATGTAGACCTTAGAGGAGAACAAGCTAAAGCATGA
- a CDS encoding DUF917 domain-containing protein, with protein sequence MRISVNDLYNLAIGSSILGSGGGGNPFLGYKIVKAKMLQMNVDYVEYTDEIDEDRDFIIGVGGMGSPLIGIEKIPAGYEYYRSLMTLTKFLRKEPTKITSIEIGGINSVVPFMASLMSKKPLVDGDYEGRAFPELYMTTMHFAGYKATPLSICDERENCVIIDAVDNFKAESIARSITVGFGGRGYISLYPASGRDYIKGAILGTVSLAFELGKTLTEQGLDEMISLARGKIIFEGKIVDVKRFNLGGFAIGIAKINGLEEYRGENAEVVFKNEYLSFLKEEKILSISPEIINLIDYNNNVVTSDSLKYGVKVRIVEIPVSNKWKEVGGYDKIKEMVVKEIKKIHQLP encoded by the coding sequence ATGAGAATATCTGTTAACGATCTATACAATCTCGCAATAGGGAGTTCAATATTAGGTTCTGGTGGTGGTGGAAATCCGTTTTTAGGATACAAAATTGTTAAAGCAAAAATGCTTCAGATGAATGTAGATTACGTTGAATATACTGACGAGATTGATGAAGATAGAGATTTCATAATAGGAGTAGGCGGTATGGGGTCACCATTGATAGGTATAGAGAAGATCCCCGCGGGTTATGAGTATTATAGATCACTCATGACCCTAACTAAGTTTTTGAGAAAAGAACCTACTAAAATAACTTCCATTGAAATAGGTGGTATAAACTCAGTCGTCCCATTTATGGCATCGTTAATGAGTAAGAAACCATTAGTAGATGGAGATTATGAGGGTAGAGCCTTTCCAGAATTATATATGACCACTATGCATTTCGCGGGATATAAGGCAACACCTTTGAGTATTTGTGATGAGCGTGAAAATTGCGTTATTATAGACGCTGTTGATAACTTCAAGGCAGAGAGCATTGCAAGGAGTATAACTGTGGGATTCGGTGGAAGGGGTTACATCTCGCTTTACCCTGCATCTGGTAGGGATTACATTAAGGGAGCTATCTTGGGTACAGTAAGCCTAGCTTTCGAATTAGGTAAAACGTTAACAGAACAAGGATTAGATGAAATGATTAGCTTAGCGAGAGGTAAGATAATTTTCGAAGGTAAAATAGTTGATGTAAAGAGATTTAACTTAGGAGGATTTGCAATTGGTATAGCTAAAATTAACGGTCTCGAAGAGTATAGGGGTGAAAATGCCGAAGTAGTATTTAAAAATGAGTATTTGAGCTTCCTTAAAGAAGAGAAGATTCTCTCAATATCACCTGAAATTATCAATTTAATCGATTATAATAATAACGTAGTGACTTCTGACTCCCTCAAGTATGGAGTAAAAGTGAGAATAGTAGAAATTCCCGTAAGTAATAAGTGGAAAGAGGTTGGAGGGTATGACAAGATTAAGGAAATGGTAGTTAAAGAAATTAAGAAAATTCACCAACTACCTTAA
- a CDS encoding hydantoinase/oxoprolinase N-terminal domain-containing protein produces MMWISYHSKKGGRRLRIRIGIDIGSTHTDAVALEGKELIVADKVMTTPDLTTGLLNAISKVMEKLGERKNEVDTLMIGTTHGLNALHQGKGLNRVAIIRIGLPAGEGVPPVFDWPEQLASFVTYKYMVRGGHEYTGEEIVEMDEDKIRKIAEDIGGKVDAIAISSIFSVVNSSHEIRAKEILREKGINVPIVLSHEIGGIGLLERENSAILNALILKIFENLINKIKQLLSSLGIENVKLFFAQNDGTVASEDFIKNYPIFTVAGPVSNSIRGAHLLTGIKDAIVMDVGGTTTNVGVLHEGYPRESSSVVEIAKIRTNFRMPDIYTMALGGGTIVNKEKIGPESVGYALINKGIAWGGDTLTATDVAMIVKGITIDGTNPQLIINKFPPEYLLSIYTNMVGMWEDAIDLMKTSKDDVTVIVVGGGSIMVPEKLKGAMEVIRPQNAQYANAIGATLTKVGATMERTFSYDQITRENAIKSLIDEAKSLAIKAGALHTTIEVREIEEMQIPYLPGNSVKVKVKVVGEFS; encoded by the coding sequence ATGATGTGGATTTCATACCACTCGAAGAAAGGTGGAAGAAGGTTGAGAATTAGAATAGGTATTGATATTGGTAGTACTCATACGGATGCAGTAGCATTAGAAGGTAAAGAACTGATAGTAGCGGATAAAGTAATGACTACGCCAGACTTAACCACTGGACTTTTAAATGCCATAAGTAAAGTAATGGAAAAACTTGGAGAAAGAAAAAACGAAGTAGATACACTGATGATAGGAACTACTCATGGTCTAAACGCTTTACATCAAGGTAAAGGCTTAAATAGAGTAGCAATCATTAGAATTGGCTTACCGGCTGGGGAAGGAGTTCCTCCAGTATTTGACTGGCCCGAGCAACTGGCAAGCTTTGTTACCTATAAATATATGGTAAGAGGAGGGCATGAATATACTGGGGAAGAAATAGTAGAGATGGATGAGGACAAAATAAGGAAGATCGCTGAGGATATAGGCGGTAAAGTCGATGCCATAGCCATTAGTTCAATATTTTCAGTGGTAAATTCATCACATGAGATTAGAGCAAAGGAAATTTTAAGAGAGAAAGGAATTAATGTCCCCATAGTTCTTTCTCATGAAATCGGTGGAATAGGACTGTTAGAGAGGGAGAATTCAGCAATCTTAAATGCGTTAATACTTAAAATCTTTGAGAACTTAATAAATAAAATCAAACAGTTACTATCTTCTTTGGGCATAGAAAACGTGAAACTATTCTTTGCACAGAATGATGGAACTGTAGCTTCTGAAGATTTTATCAAGAACTATCCAATATTCACTGTAGCAGGGCCAGTTTCAAATAGTATTAGAGGAGCTCACTTACTGACTGGAATAAAAGATGCCATAGTGATGGACGTAGGAGGGACTACGACAAATGTGGGTGTTCTCCATGAGGGATATCCCAGAGAATCCTCATCTGTTGTAGAGATAGCTAAAATAAGGACTAATTTCAGAATGCCTGACATATACACGATGGCATTGGGAGGAGGTACGATAGTTAATAAAGAGAAAATAGGACCAGAGAGCGTGGGCTATGCGTTAATAAATAAGGGAATAGCATGGGGAGGCGATACTTTAACTGCAACAGATGTAGCTATGATAGTAAAAGGAATAACAATAGATGGTACAAATCCGCAGTTAATAATTAACAAATTCCCTCCGGAGTACTTGCTTAGTATATACACTAATATGGTAGGAATGTGGGAAGACGCTATAGACTTAATGAAAACTTCAAAGGACGATGTAACGGTAATTGTTGTGGGTGGTGGAAGTATAATGGTTCCAGAGAAATTAAAAGGGGCAATGGAAGTTATAAGACCACAAAATGCACAATACGCCAATGCGATAGGTGCAACATTAACCAAAGTTGGCGCTACAATGGAAAGGACGTTCTCTTATGATCAAATAACTAGGGAAAATGCTATAAAGAGTTTAATTGATGAGGCTAAAAGTCTAGCCATAAAAGCTGGAGCCTTACACACAACAATAGAAGTTAGAGAAATAGAAGAAATGCAAATTCCTTATCTACCCGGAAATTCGGTGAAAGTTAAAGTTAAGGTAGTTGGTGAATTTTCTTAA
- the tcuA gene encoding FAD-dependent tricarballylate dehydrogenase TcuA, with protein sequence METYDVIVVGGGNAGLVASITAAELGKKVLLIEAAPPNERGGNTKYTRDIRYAHSSEDKFTSGEYTKIELFNDLKGVSGDGFNQQLVNMVIDESESIPDWMLKHGIIFKGSIRGTLGLSRTNAFFLGGGKALVNTYYRVAEKLGVKVLYSSTLVDFNIKDNRCESIVVYSKEGEREIPVKSLILASGGFEANVDKLKEVWGERANNFIVRGTKHNRGIPLFQLIKYGAETVGPKKGGHMVAVDARAPKFDGGIVTRIDAIPVGIVLNKRGERFYDEGEDMWPKRYAIWGQLIAEQPDQIAYAIIDSKMVNDFMPTAYPPITAMSLDPLLSQLEIDKEKAVSTINSYNQAVVEKGNCNLSILDECHTVGIQPPKSHWARKIDTPPFYAYPLKPGLTFTYMGLKVNKEARVLTSDGEFENIFATGEIMSGNVLTRGYLGGFGLTIGTVFGWRAGEYASGKH encoded by the coding sequence ATGGAAACTTATGACGTCATAGTTGTTGGGGGAGGAAATGCTGGGCTTGTGGCATCGATTACTGCAGCAGAGTTAGGTAAAAAAGTTCTACTTATTGAGGCAGCTCCACCTAACGAGAGAGGTGGGAATACTAAATATACTAGAGATATAAGGTATGCTCACTCTTCAGAGGATAAATTCACATCCGGGGAATACACCAAAATTGAACTCTTTAATGACTTGAAGGGCGTTTCAGGAGATGGATTTAATCAGCAATTGGTTAATATGGTAATTGACGAATCGGAAAGTATACCAGATTGGATGTTAAAACACGGTATAATTTTTAAGGGGAGTATTAGAGGAACTCTAGGTCTCTCTAGAACTAACGCGTTCTTCTTGGGAGGAGGTAAGGCACTAGTTAACACTTATTATAGAGTGGCTGAAAAATTGGGCGTGAAAGTCCTCTACAGTTCAACGCTAGTTGACTTTAATATAAAGGATAATCGATGCGAGTCCATTGTAGTGTACTCTAAAGAAGGTGAAAGGGAAATTCCAGTTAAAAGCCTAATACTTGCATCTGGAGGATTTGAGGCTAATGTGGATAAGCTCAAGGAGGTATGGGGAGAAAGAGCAAACAACTTCATAGTAAGAGGAACTAAGCACAATAGGGGAATTCCCTTATTTCAGCTGATTAAATACGGTGCGGAGACTGTGGGTCCAAAGAAGGGTGGCCACATGGTAGCTGTTGACGCCAGAGCACCAAAATTCGATGGTGGAATAGTCACTAGAATAGACGCTATTCCAGTAGGTATAGTTCTCAATAAGAGAGGAGAGAGATTTTACGATGAGGGAGAGGATATGTGGCCTAAGAGATATGCAATCTGGGGACAATTGATTGCAGAGCAGCCAGATCAGATAGCCTATGCCATAATAGACTCAAAAATGGTGAACGACTTCATGCCCACAGCGTATCCCCCTATCACAGCAATGAGTTTGGACCCTCTACTGTCTCAACTCGAAATCGACAAGGAAAAGGCGGTTAGTACAATAAATAGTTACAATCAGGCTGTAGTTGAAAAAGGTAATTGCAACCTTTCAATTCTTGACGAATGCCACACGGTTGGAATTCAACCGCCAAAATCGCATTGGGCTAGAAAAATAGATACACCCCCATTTTACGCATATCCACTAAAGCCTGGTCTCACATTCACCTATATGGGATTGAAAGTTAATAAGGAGGCAAGGGTATTAACAAGTGATGGTGAGTTCGAGAACATATTTGCTACTGGGGAAATCATGTCTGGAAACGTCTTGACGAGAGGTTATTTAGGTGGATTCGGATTAACAATAGGTACAGTATTTGGATGGAGGGCTGGGGAGTATGCAAGCGGTAAACATTGA
- a CDS encoding DUF917 domain-containing protein yields METYFIEERDLQNLVTGASFLGTGGGGDPYIGGLMLKRELELVKKIEVITGTKYSNSKSFVLGSAMMGAPIVMIEKIPNSSEAKKALEVYSKFTGNEVEYITPLEMGGVNSTIPLITSAKTGIPVIDGDGMGRAFPELQMTTFYFYGVQPSPIVIFDERGNVSIVQGIDGYWSEKIARVITVRYGGSAYIALYGTSLSTYLNTAVLGTLSLALEIGELLNQMRLDDVLDLLKAMIMFKGKVVDVQRRVEKGFSKGNVIIDGIENISKQTMKIDFQNEFLVARINNNIVTTVPDLITVLDLFTLKPITTDRIKYGQKVMVIGIPSSVRLRSKEALRYIGPRAFGYDVDFIPLEERWKKVEN; encoded by the coding sequence GGACTTATGTTAAAAAGGGAATTAGAGCTTGTAAAAAAGATAGAAGTCATAACTGGAACGAAGTACTCAAATAGCAAATCCTTCGTTTTAGGTAGCGCAATGATGGGAGCTCCTATAGTGATGATAGAAAAAATACCCAATAGCTCTGAAGCTAAAAAGGCTCTTGAAGTTTATTCCAAATTTACCGGTAATGAGGTTGAATACATCACACCATTGGAAATGGGTGGAGTTAATTCAACGATCCCATTAATAACATCAGCTAAGACTGGTATCCCAGTAATTGATGGAGATGGTATGGGAAGGGCATTTCCAGAATTACAAATGACTACCTTTTACTTTTATGGCGTTCAACCTTCTCCGATCGTAATATTCGATGAAAGAGGCAATGTAAGTATAGTACAAGGTATAGATGGCTATTGGTCTGAGAAAATAGCAAGAGTTATTACTGTAAGATACGGAGGAAGTGCATACATCGCCCTATATGGTACGTCATTATCAACTTACTTAAATACTGCTGTACTAGGCACACTGAGTTTAGCCTTAGAAATAGGTGAACTATTAAATCAAATGCGTCTTGATGATGTCTTAGACCTTTTAAAGGCAATGATAATGTTTAAAGGTAAGGTAGTAGACGTGCAAAGAAGAGTAGAGAAGGGATTCTCTAAAGGCAATGTAATTATAGATGGCATAGAAAACATCAGTAAACAAACTATGAAGATTGATTTTCAAAATGAATTCTTAGTAGCTAGGATTAATAATAACATAGTAACTACTGTACCAGATCTCATAACAGTTTTAGATTTATTCACGTTAAAACCCATTACGACAGACAGAATAAAATATGGTCAAAAAGTCATGGTTATCGGTATACCTTCAAGTGTTAGACTGAGGAGTAAGGAAGCGTTAAGATATATAGGACCCAGAGCCTTTGGATATGATGTGGATTTCATACCACTCGAAGAAAGGTGGAAGAAGGTTGAGAATTAG
- a CDS encoding helix-turn-helix domain-containing protein: MSLFNLSLVTFEIDHEDCWSKLTSDYPVLIKTIFAKPSKGKDYILGMDEVKTHNRRAFKGFLKSFRRDKSIYEIVQIIELDSRRGIYRILFKERYENMIMGIIENYMTLYMKDLIKDGNERLLLIMPSDEVVALKRDLETLGEIHYFNAKRVDFNDFIPTFFDLSEQERNAVLQAIRLGYYEYPRKINLEELGKIMGISKPTLEEYLRKAEKKVMSKIFREFYQQDLLFHSPDY, translated from the coding sequence GTGTCATTATTTAACTTATCACTCGTAACTTTTGAAATAGATCATGAGGATTGTTGGAGTAAGCTTACGTCAGATTACCCTGTACTAATAAAGACCATTTTTGCAAAGCCGAGTAAGGGAAAAGACTACATTTTAGGAATGGATGAAGTTAAAACGCATAACAGAAGGGCTTTTAAGGGATTTTTAAAGTCGTTCAGAAGGGATAAGAGCATTTACGAGATTGTACAAATCATAGAGTTGGATAGCAGGAGGGGGATTTATAGGATATTATTTAAAGAAAGATATGAGAACATGATAATGGGAATTATAGAAAATTATATGACGCTATATATGAAAGATCTAATAAAAGACGGTAATGAAAGATTGTTATTAATCATGCCTTCAGATGAAGTTGTAGCGCTTAAGAGGGATTTGGAAACATTAGGGGAGATCCATTACTTCAATGCTAAACGTGTAGACTTCAACGACTTTATACCAACCTTTTTTGATCTTTCTGAGCAAGAAAGGAATGCCGTACTTCAAGCCATAAGATTAGGGTATTATGAATATCCTAGAAAAATAAACCTAGAGGAATTAGGAAAGATTATGGGAATATCAAAACCCACATTGGAAGAATATTTAAGGAAAGCCGAGAAGAAGGTTATGTCTAAAATATTTAGGGAGTTTTACCAACAAGATCTACTCTTTCACTCTCCAGATTATTAA
- a CDS encoding MFS transporter: MSEPSDPLKALDEAKLTSTHYRWTVLSALADFLDAGAIVAGGASVSIWISLFHLNSLLLGIIAALSPNAFAAGIGAWIAGPLGDRYGRKAIYTYDLIVYAIGAIIILSAINYYMVIIGYTIVGLAVGVDVPTSWSLIAELAPKRNRGRLMSFTNLFWYIGPIIILLLGIGTVPLGVNSFRVLFGFLTIVAIVTWVLRRGIAESARWGLAKGKEEVVKQALEQLGQSVSAIPKTETKAKWSDMFKYWKGLAFMIPIYIFWGVPAGTFGFFLPFLIEDLAIKSSVIGDLVQIAWFVTAIIGVVGVYMQLSDKVNRKLLYVVGSLICAIGFALPIGLPFKILWVALFNVFLFGFGHGMGLWPQTRVWSVELFPTEIRNTAQGFVWGWMRIALGIWSIFVPSIIDAIGYSAIAAVATSFFILNIILGLLVGPKSQGKALEEVIKDFYGGKVPVSKVVELDTKLPSSK; this comes from the coding sequence ATGAGTGAACCTTCAGATCCTCTAAAAGCACTTGATGAGGCTAAATTAACATCCACGCATTATAGATGGACAGTCTTATCTGCTTTAGCGGACTTCCTCGACGCAGGAGCCATAGTTGCAGGTGGAGCTTCAGTAAGTATATGGATTTCCCTCTTCCATCTTAATTCCCTTCTCTTAGGTATAATAGCTGCGTTAAGTCCAAATGCCTTTGCCGCTGGTATAGGAGCTTGGATAGCTGGACCACTCGGTGACAGATATGGAAGAAAGGCTATATATACATACGATCTAATCGTATATGCAATAGGTGCAATTATAATATTATCGGCAATAAATTACTATATGGTTATTATAGGGTATACTATAGTAGGGTTGGCAGTGGGAGTTGACGTACCAACAAGTTGGTCACTAATAGCCGAGCTAGCTCCTAAGAGGAATCGCGGAAGGTTAATGTCATTCACTAATTTATTCTGGTATATTGGACCCATAATAATATTGCTCCTAGGCATAGGCACGGTTCCGTTGGGTGTTAACTCCTTTAGAGTCCTATTCGGGTTTTTGACAATAGTTGCAATAGTAACATGGGTCCTAAGAAGAGGAATTGCTGAATCCGCTAGATGGGGATTAGCAAAAGGAAAAGAAGAAGTGGTTAAACAAGCATTAGAGCAACTAGGACAAAGTGTAAGTGCAATACCTAAGACTGAGACGAAAGCTAAGTGGAGTGATATGTTCAAATATTGGAAAGGATTAGCCTTCATGATCCCAATCTATATTTTCTGGGGCGTACCAGCTGGAACCTTTGGATTCTTCTTACCTTTCCTTATAGAAGATTTGGCCATCAAAAGTTCTGTAATAGGCGATTTGGTTCAAATAGCGTGGTTCGTGACTGCAATAATTGGAGTTGTTGGAGTATACATGCAGCTATCAGACAAAGTGAATAGGAAGCTACTATATGTAGTAGGTTCTCTTATATGTGCAATCGGTTTCGCATTACCTATAGGATTACCATTTAAGATACTTTGGGTTGCTCTATTTAATGTATTCCTATTTGGATTTGGCCATGGAATGGGATTATGGCCTCAAACTAGAGTCTGGTCAGTGGAGCTTTTCCCGACAGAAATAAGGAATACAGCTCAAGGTTTTGTATGGGGCTGGATGAGAATAGCATTAGGAATATGGAGCATCTTCGTGCCTTCTATAATTGACGCAATAGGTTACTCAGCAATAGCAGCAGTTGCTACTTCATTCTTTATACTAAATATTATCTTGGGGTTACTAGTAGGGCCCAAGAGTCAAGGAAAAGCTTTAGAAGAGGTGATAAAGGACTTTTACGGAGGAAAGGTTCCAGTATCTAAAGTAGTAGAATTAGATACAAAACTTCCTAGCAGCAAATAA
- a CDS encoding L-rhamnonate dehydratase encodes MTAKIDKIYVISTESISRQNFPYVKPTDYYKEYLGSLSPFQSAFMDKVCFIRMDLDDNATYSILEISESVCNFVMSNLVNLVRGLPISRINMTWDLLYRYTLPIGRSGIAMHAISVINLLMYDAYAKLLGVPVYELLGGKTRDKIRAYASHLHPASKEELEKEARSYVEEGYTAMKMRFCCGPSDPLGVDRNAELVKVIRDSVGYSVDLAGDAWMSWNLNFALKMARRLEKYELSWIEEPFLPDDFESYSYLSRRTDIPISAGEHHYHVYDFKRLLDSGVRILQPDALWVGGITPMKRIAGLAEAYGGVVIPHTSNIYNLHFIISEPESIAPMAEYLTKYKWLEDRVLNSPKPIKGYFELGEEKGFGLKYDL; translated from the coding sequence ATGACGGCAAAAATTGATAAGATATATGTAATTAGCACAGAGAGTATTTCGAGGCAGAACTTTCCTTACGTTAAACCAACTGATTATTACAAAGAGTATTTGGGATCTTTATCGCCATTTCAATCAGCTTTCATGGATAAGGTTTGCTTTATAAGAATGGATCTAGACGATAACGCTACTTATTCCATTCTTGAAATCTCTGAGTCAGTGTGTAATTTCGTAATGTCTAATTTAGTTAATCTGGTTAGGGGTTTACCAATCTCTAGAATAAACATGACGTGGGATTTGTTATATAGATACACCTTGCCAATTGGTAGAAGTGGGATAGCAATGCACGCTATAAGTGTTATAAATCTTTTAATGTATGACGCATATGCGAAGTTATTAGGAGTTCCAGTTTACGAACTACTAGGAGGAAAAACAAGGGATAAGATAAGGGCTTACGCCAGTCACTTACATCCCGCAAGTAAGGAGGAGTTGGAAAAGGAGGCCAGGAGTTATGTGGAAGAGGGATATACTGCAATGAAGATGAGGTTCTGCTGTGGTCCCTCTGATCCTTTAGGCGTTGACAGAAATGCCGAATTGGTTAAAGTTATAAGGGATAGTGTTGGTTACTCCGTGGATTTAGCTGGAGATGCGTGGATGTCTTGGAATTTGAATTTCGCATTAAAGATGGCTAGGAGATTGGAGAAATATGAGTTGAGTTGGATTGAGGAACCCTTCTTACCTGATGACTTCGAGTCTTATAGCTACTTGAGCAGAAGAACAGATATTCCAATATCTGCTGGTGAACATCACTATCACGTTTACGATTTCAAGAGACTTTTGGATTCCGGAGTGAGAATATTACAGCCCGATGCCTTATGGGTTGGAGGGATAACTCCAATGAAGAGAATTGCAGGATTGGCTGAAGCTTATGGTGGTGTTGTAATCCCTCATACTTCTAACATATACAATTTGCACTTTATAATATCCGAGCCAGAAAGTATTGCACCAATGGCTGAGTACTTAACTAAATATAAATGGCTAGAGGATAGAGTTTTGAATTCTCCTAAGCCAATAAAGGGATATTTCGAGCTGGGAGAAGAAAAAGGTTTTGGCTTAAAGTATGACCTTTAA